The following proteins come from a genomic window of Nautilia profundicola AmH:
- the hypD gene encoding hydrogenase formation protein HypD — protein MSDLTLKDLYFKFRDPTAMKTLAELIRKEAKGLKEPMRVMEICGGHTHTIMKYGIKQLLPENIEFIHGPGCPVCVMPKERIDHAIELAKQDGVILATLGDMIRVPGSKSSLAKVRAEGADVRPLHSTLDVLKIAKENPDKKVVFFAIGFETTTPMTAALMERAFKEGIKNIYYHINHVLVPPPMRAIMDSGEAKINAFIGPSHVSVIIGAKSYQFLVDSYNTPVVVAGFEPVDVMESILMLVRQKLKGEPKVEIQYKRATTWDGNVLAQKMIDKYMDVRDTFRWRGLGDIPKSALKLRDEYAEFDAEKVFADILPNEPIDDHKLCICGQILRGLANPTDCKVFGTACTPSSPLGSCMVSDEGACNAYYRYAR, from the coding sequence GAGCTTATCAGAAAAGAAGCCAAAGGTCTAAAAGAGCCTATGAGGGTAATGGAGATATGCGGAGGACATACGCATACTATTATGAAATACGGGATCAAGCAGCTTTTGCCTGAAAATATAGAATTTATACACGGTCCCGGGTGTCCTGTGTGCGTAATGCCGAAAGAAAGAATCGACCATGCAATCGAACTTGCTAAGCAGGACGGTGTTATTTTGGCGACTTTAGGGGATATGATAAGAGTGCCCGGAAGTAAAAGTTCGCTTGCGAAAGTAAGGGCTGAAGGGGCTGACGTAAGACCGCTTCATTCAACTTTGGACGTTCTTAAAATTGCAAAAGAAAACCCTGATAAAAAGGTTGTGTTTTTCGCAATAGGGTTTGAAACGACTACACCTATGACTGCAGCTTTAATGGAAAGGGCATTTAAAGAAGGTATTAAAAATATCTATTATCATATAAACCATGTACTTGTACCGCCTCCTATGAGAGCAATAATGGACAGCGGTGAAGCTAAAATAAACGCATTTATAGGTCCAAGCCACGTCAGTGTAATAATCGGGGCTAAAAGTTATCAGTTTTTGGTAGACAGTTATAATACACCTGTTGTAGTAGCGGGGTTTGAGCCGGTGGATGTGATGGAGAGTATTTTGATGCTTGTACGCCAGAAACTAAAAGGCGAGCCGAAAGTGGAAATACAATATAAACGTGCGACAACATGGGACGGAAACGTGTTGGCACAAAAAATGATTGATAAATATATGGATGTAAGAGACACGTTCAGATGGAGAGGGCTTGGAGATATCCCGAAAAGTGCATTGAAACTAAGAGACGAATATGCGGAGTTTGATGCAGAAAAAGTGTTTGCGGATATTTTACCGAATGAGCCGATTGACGATCATAAACTTTGTATCTGCGGACAGATTTTAAGAGGTCTTGCAAACCCGACAGACTGTAAAGTGTTCGGAACGGCATGTACGCCAAGCTCACCTCTTGGAAGTTGTATGGTAAGTGACGAGGGTGCATGTAATGCGTATTACAGGTATGCAAGGTAA
- the hypE gene encoding hydrogenase expression/formation protein HypE, translated as MKITLAYGGGGEETNKLIHDLFYKNFSNPVLESAEDAAVVEMNGKTAFTTDSFTVSPIFFNGGNIGKLAIAGTCNDIAMMGAKPEYITCGFMIEEGLEFGELEEIVKTMAKELEKAGAKIVAGDTKVVPAGSVDKIFINTSGIGTVIKPGISAHNLKKGDVVIVSRDIGRHGTVVMAHRYEVETDIESDCKVLWEEVETLINAGIDIKAMRDATRGGLSAVLNEWADASGVGIEISEEKLPISDEVIGLCEIFGFEPMDLANEGTFVVAVDAKDAEKAEEILKKFNSSASIIGEVTDDRKVVLTSPWGSKRYIELPKGELLPRIC; from the coding sequence ATGAAAATAACATTGGCTTACGGCGGTGGCGGAGAAGAGACCAACAAACTGATTCATGATCTTTTTTATAAAAACTTCTCAAACCCTGTGCTTGAAAGTGCGGAAGATGCGGCCGTTGTGGAAATGAATGGAAAAACGGCTTTTACAACGGACAGTTTTACGGTAAGTCCTATATTTTTCAACGGAGGCAATATCGGAAAACTTGCAATTGCCGGAACATGCAACGATATAGCAATGATGGGTGCGAAACCTGAATATATAACGTGCGGATTTATGATTGAAGAAGGGCTTGAATTTGGTGAACTTGAAGAGATTGTAAAAACAATGGCAAAAGAGCTTGAAAAAGCAGGGGCTAAAATAGTAGCGGGTGATACAAAGGTGGTGCCTGCGGGAAGCGTGGATAAAATATTTATAAACACATCCGGAATAGGAACTGTTATTAAGCCAGGAATAAGCGCACATAATCTTAAAAAGGGCGATGTTGTAATTGTAAGCCGTGATATCGGAAGACACGGGACTGTCGTAATGGCGCACAGATATGAGGTTGAAACGGATATCGAGAGTGATTGCAAAGTTTTATGGGAAGAGGTTGAAACTCTTATAAATGCAGGAATTGATATAAAAGCAATGCGTGACGCTACAAGAGGAGGGCTGAGTGCCGTACTTAACGAATGGGCGGATGCAAGCGGTGTCGGAATTGAAATAAGCGAAGAGAAACTGCCGATTTCGGATGAGGTGATCGGACTTTGTGAAATATTCGGATTTGAGCCTATGGATTTGGCAAACGAGGGTACTTTTGTGGTGGCAGTAGATGCTAAAGACGCCGAAAAAGCGGAAGAGATTCTAAAAAAATTCAATTCAAGCGCATCAATAATAGGGGAAGTGACGGATGACAGGAAAGTTGTATTAACATCTCCTTGGGGAAGTAAAAGATACATCGAACTTCCAAAAGGTGAACTTTTACCAAGGATTTGTTAA
- the ubiE gene encoding bifunctional demethylmenaquinone methyltransferase/2-methoxy-6-polyprenyl-1,4-benzoquinol methylase UbiE yields MSRQEQIVQMFDSIANRYDFVNRVLTFGIDKKWRQNAIKKTLEIIDKPEVKILDVACGTGDMIEIWQKEADKKNIKTHICGLDPSSGMLEVAKKRFSNLKFYQAYATDIPCQSGTIDGISISFGIRNVLEIKKAIKEFHRVLKNGGVVLVLEFVKAENPNKFRKCVDFYSNKFLPKIGGILSKNKEAYEYLPNSIENFYTPSQLVSLFEEQGFKTIKSDSFNFGQVGVFIFKK; encoded by the coding sequence GTGAGCAGACAGGAACAAATAGTCCAAATGTTCGATTCCATTGCGAACAGATACGATTTTGTAAACAGGGTTTTAACATTTGGAATTGATAAAAAATGGCGTCAAAACGCTATTAAAAAGACTTTGGAAATTATAGACAAACCTGAAGTGAAAATTTTGGATGTCGCATGCGGGACGGGGGATATGATTGAAATATGGCAAAAAGAAGCCGATAAAAAAAATATAAAAACGCATATCTGCGGACTTGATCCCAGCAGCGGTATGCTTGAAGTTGCGAAAAAAAGATTTTCAAACCTTAAGTTTTATCAGGCATATGCGACGGATATTCCTTGTCAAAGTGGTACGATTGACGGTATAAGTATATCGTTTGGAATAAGAAACGTGCTTGAAATCAAAAAAGCTATAAAAGAGTTTCACAGGGTTTTAAAAAACGGAGGGGTAGTTCTTGTTCTGGAGTTTGTAAAAGCAGAAAATCCTAATAAATTTAGAAAATGTGTGGATTTTTATTCAAATAAATTTCTTCCTAAAATAGGCGGAATTCTCAGTAAAAACAAAGAAGCGTATGAATATCTGCCAAATTCGATTGAGAATTTTTACACTCCGAGCCAGCTTGTGAGTTTATTTGAGGAACAGGGATTTAAAACTATAAAAAGCGACAGTTTTAACTTCGGTCAGGTTGGAGTGTTTATATTTAAAAAGTAA
- the thiS gene encoding sulfur carrier protein ThiS: MKIIINGHEKEIQQNTTVKQLLEDLKVLDKTMAVAVNMKIVKKDDWDKYTLQENDKVEALNFVGGG, translated from the coding sequence ATGAAAATAATTATAAACGGACACGAAAAAGAAATACAACAAAACACAACCGTCAAACAGCTTTTGGAAGATCTGAAAGTTCTTGATAAAACAATGGCGGTTGCCGTTAATATGAAAATTGTAAAAAAAGACGACTGGGATAAATACACACTTCAGGAAAACGACAAAGTAGAAGCTCTTAATTTCGTAGGAGGAGGATAA
- the glyS gene encoding glycine--tRNA ligase subunit beta, translating to MLKPLLIEIGVEELPAIPLLKELPNIEKKWLDVLEKYDLKATFSFYYTPRRLTLWHREFPVKQEDKTEEIWGAPKEIIEKNPKALEGFAKKCGISVDEVTFKAKGNKEFAYFQKEVKGKEAKELLPQMINEWLNSLSFGKTMKWGECEAEFIRPVRWILCMLEDEVIEFDAYCVKSSNITKPHRIFKDDIEIGYVGDYFCRLDKHGVILYQDERKAKILREIEKLEKENGIKVEIDEDLLAEIVAITEYPTPLLGKFDEEFLVLPPEVIITSMKEHQRYFPVYKDGKLTNAFVVVSNAYTDNFDKIIAGNEKVLRARLSDALFFWENDLKNGLSIEGLKDIVYMDGLGSVYDKVKREEKIAEILADKFSADKDKLLKAVNLAKADLLTEMVYEFTELQGVMGYYYAKAAGIEDEIAVAIKEQYTDEASNKTSALLNIARNLDTLMALFSIGKIPKGNKDPFGLRRAANYIIKIANENDIDLDIKDIINELKDNYKDFDTNSLVDFIFERLYKFYNVNPSVIRSVLATGESNLREIDKKVKLINEMVNSEGFKELSSTFKRVANIVKDFDLNSINVDESLFEKEEEKALWDEFKKVKEIKNLEEKLDFLVSLKPLIDKFFDNVMVNVDDEKVRHNRKSLIASIYKEFLDIADIKEITL from the coding sequence ATGTTAAAACCCTTATTAATAGAAATAGGAGTTGAAGAGCTTCCGGCAATTCCACTTTTAAAAGAACTGCCAAACATTGAAAAAAAATGGCTTGACGTTTTAGAAAAATATGATTTAAAAGCAACTTTCAGTTTTTACTACACTCCAAGAAGACTTACACTATGGCACAGGGAATTCCCCGTAAAACAAGAAGACAAAACAGAAGAAATCTGGGGAGCTCCGAAAGAAATAATTGAAAAAAACCCGAAAGCTCTCGAAGGTTTTGCAAAAAAATGCGGTATTTCGGTTGATGAAGTAACTTTCAAAGCCAAAGGCAATAAAGAATTTGCATATTTCCAAAAAGAAGTAAAAGGAAAAGAAGCTAAAGAACTTCTGCCTCAAATGATAAACGAATGGCTAAACTCTTTGAGTTTTGGAAAAACTATGAAATGGGGAGAATGCGAAGCGGAATTTATAAGACCTGTAAGATGGATACTCTGTATGCTCGAAGACGAGGTTATAGAATTCGACGCATACTGCGTAAAATCATCAAACATTACAAAACCGCACAGAATTTTCAAAGACGATATTGAAATCGGTTATGTAGGCGATTATTTCTGCAGACTCGATAAACACGGCGTTATCCTATATCAGGATGAAAGAAAAGCCAAAATTTTAAGGGAAATCGAAAAACTTGAAAAAGAAAACGGTATCAAAGTGGAAATTGACGAAGATCTTTTAGCGGAAATCGTGGCAATCACCGAATACCCAACACCACTTCTTGGGAAATTTGACGAAGAGTTTTTGGTACTCCCGCCGGAAGTTATTATTACATCAATGAAAGAGCATCAAAGATATTTCCCTGTATATAAAGATGGCAAACTTACAAACGCTTTTGTGGTTGTAAGCAACGCCTATACGGATAATTTCGACAAAATCATTGCAGGTAACGAAAAGGTACTCAGAGCAAGACTTTCTGACGCACTATTTTTCTGGGAAAACGACCTTAAAAACGGCTTAAGCATAGAAGGGCTAAAAGATATCGTTTATATGGACGGACTCGGAAGCGTATACGACAAAGTAAAAAGAGAAGAAAAAATAGCCGAAATCTTGGCTGACAAATTCTCTGCAGATAAAGACAAACTCCTAAAAGCCGTAAACCTTGCAAAAGCCGATCTCTTAACGGAAATGGTTTATGAATTTACGGAACTTCAGGGTGTTATGGGGTATTATTACGCAAAAGCTGCAGGCATTGAGGATGAAATCGCAGTTGCGATCAAAGAACAGTATACGGATGAAGCCAGCAATAAAACATCGGCACTTCTAAACATCGCAAGAAACCTTGATACTTTAATGGCGCTTTTCAGCATAGGTAAAATTCCAAAAGGAAACAAAGATCCGTTCGGACTCAGACGTGCTGCAAACTACATAATAAAAATAGCAAATGAAAACGACATTGACCTTGATATTAAAGATATTATCAACGAACTCAAAGACAATTACAAAGACTTCGATACAAACTCACTTGTTGATTTCATTTTCGAAAGACTGTATAAATTCTATAACGTAAACCCTTCTGTTATCAGAAGCGTACTGGCCACTGGTGAAAGCAACCTCAGAGAAATAGACAAAAAAGTAAAACTGATTAACGAAATGGTAAATTCTGAAGGCTTCAAAGAGCTTTCAAGCACATTCAAAAGGGTTGCGAATATTGTAAAAGATTTTGATTTAAATTCTATAAACGTTGATGAGAGTCTGTTTGAAAAAGAAGAGGAAAAAGCCCTTTGGGATGAATTTAAAAAAGTAAAAGAAATCAAAAACCTTGAAGAAAAACTTGATTTCCTTGTATCGCTCAAACCTTTAATCGATAAATTCTTTGACAACGTAATGGTAAATGTGGATGATGAAAAAGTAAGACACAACAGAAAAAGCCTTATAGCGTCAATCTATAAAGAATTCCTTGATATTGCGGATATTAAAGAAATCACTCTTTAA
- a CDS encoding TonB-dependent receptor plug domain-containing protein, whose protein sequence is MKKMQVVVLLLILLNIVFAANNSIKTLLNEIEKKEDLSQQTKQESAGISYVITRYQLDMMQARYLRDILKNTVVGYEISRYGVLDPWSANNLPYASSGVRVFIDNQEITTAKYDNGLFLLGNINLSFVDHIEIYYLSPSYKITTEPAYVIIKLYSKQPRRDEGKKVSFSYGTYGSNSQSFEMADNKKNYYINFSHSEVNHKLVDLDGVNVSRDNKNYHFLWTYKNNNTNYLLNAIYQNQDPFMGISMDGELDEGYQKYKEVHFGIEHKLNTLNFKYTIDYMVDDIYYYENSGLFLQKIDTYPYFTPVQKVYVKGYDLVNTLKISNEKSLNKQRIIYGASFRNKSMDYYNLYVNDSAIDYNGIKKQNIINLFIEDNIQIKRNHIVTFGYEFSRYFNDVVNDYNLHQYKIVSTYLPNSKNIIKLSFHHIEYTVPPYLYKTLFGANVLKPQKNDVVIGKYKKIFDDESDIQLVGFYGINKNFPIAKTDGSLSSYDKNIYVKMIDLKFHKNYDEINDFIINYIYLKLENINLNRSHRVILLNTHRYKRFDFFENIVYQNNEYKVDGEKNKKSGIDVSLGVKYNYSRNLTFSLKGENIFNNAYENSFYRIINFDPNNLQTTNVQLIDRKITIGMEYWF, encoded by the coding sequence ATGAAAAAAATGCAGGTTGTTGTATTGTTACTCATACTGCTGAATATAGTTTTTGCTGCAAATAATAGTATAAAAACACTACTTAATGAAATAGAAAAAAAAGAAGACCTATCACAACAAACAAAGCAGGAAAGTGCAGGAATATCGTATGTTATAACAAGATATCAGCTTGATATGATGCAAGCAAGATATCTTAGAGACATATTAAAAAATACAGTTGTAGGGTATGAAATAAGCAGATATGGTGTACTTGATCCCTGGAGTGCTAACAATCTTCCGTATGCAAGCAGCGGAGTAAGGGTGTTTATAGATAATCAGGAAATTACAACCGCTAAATATGATAATGGATTGTTCTTATTGGGTAATATCAATTTATCATTTGTAGATCATATTGAAATTTATTATCTTTCTCCGTCATATAAAATAACAACTGAACCGGCTTATGTTATTATCAAACTTTATTCAAAACAGCCAAGAAGGGATGAAGGTAAAAAGGTATCTTTTTCATATGGGACATATGGTTCAAATTCACAGAGTTTTGAAATGGCTGACAATAAAAAAAATTATTATATAAACTTTTCACACAGTGAAGTAAATCATAAACTTGTTGATTTAGATGGAGTTAACGTTTCAAGAGATAATAAAAACTATCATTTTTTATGGACATATAAAAACAATAATACAAACTACTTATTAAATGCGATATATCAAAACCAAGACCCGTTTATGGGTATTAGTATGGACGGTGAGTTGGATGAGGGGTATCAAAAATATAAAGAAGTCCATTTTGGCATAGAACATAAATTAAATACGTTGAATTTTAAATATACAATAGATTATATGGTCGATGATATATATTATTATGAAAATAGCGGCTTGTTTTTACAAAAAATCGATACTTATCCATATTTCACACCTGTTCAAAAAGTATATGTAAAAGGATATGATTTAGTAAATACACTTAAAATTAGTAACGAAAAATCATTAAATAAACAAAGAATTATTTACGGAGCAAGTTTTAGAAATAAATCAATGGATTATTATAATCTTTATGTAAATGATTCCGCAATTGATTATAATGGAATAAAAAAACAAAACATTATAAATCTTTTTATCGAAGATAATATTCAGATAAAAAGAAATCATATTGTAACATTCGGATATGAATTTAGTAGATATTTTAATGATGTGGTAAACGATTACAACCTACACCAATATAAAATTGTTTCAACATATCTGCCTAATAGTAAAAATATAATTAAATTATCTTTTCATCATATCGAGTATACGGTACCTCCATATTTGTATAAAACTCTTTTTGGTGCGAATGTGCTAAAACCTCAAAAAAATGATGTTGTGATCGGTAAATATAAAAAGATATTTGACGACGAAAGCGATATACAATTAGTAGGATTTTACGGAATAAATAAAAATTTTCCAATTGCAAAAACAGATGGAAGTTTGAGCTCATACGATAAAAATATTTATGTAAAAATGATTGATTTGAAATTTCATAAAAATTATGATGAGATTAATGATTTTATTATAAATTATATTTATTTGAAATTAGAAAACATTAATTTGAACAGAAGTCACAGAGTGATTTTATTGAATACTCACAGGTATAAAAGATTCGACTTTTTTGAAAATATCGTTTATCAAAACAATGAATATAAAGTGGATGGAGAAAAGAACAAAAAAAGTGGTATAGATGTCAGTCTTGGTGTGAAATATAATTACAGTAGAAACCTTACTTTCTCACTAAAAGGAGAAAATATATTTAATAATGCTTATGAAAATTCTTTTTACAGAATAATTAATTTTGATCCTAATAATTTACAGACAACGAATGTACAGCTTATTGATAGGAAAATTACAATAGGAATGGAGTATTGGTTTTGA
- a CDS encoding sensor histidine kinase: MKKIELKNTTTYVLSFLVVVMIGFLLWVSNMFQKTEKRISNDLYKYQISEISYFMKNIERYIDIKYGKDLSEKLKKDIKARKELNLYLSSFITVKIKNIFIVYKPEKEQFFRVLADGSLNQKDKFAFNEKFEPLKSEYWYKVLATKEPVIFKQKINDIWTTYLYPVVKFNRVSYIIVVDFSTLPLNVINDNLQILKSNLKVILFVMIISVVILVFFLFYDWKRQKEMQNLIKELKILNDTLEDKVQEEIQKNREKEKQLILQSRMALMGELLSMIAHQWRQPLNVMSLIISQLKIDFDLGDINEKEIKKSIIKIEELIQHLSNTIDDFRKFYRREDSVQSVDLKNIIEQTLNIAKPSIENKNIKIIQDIKCKKKVKTFPNELKQVLLNIIRNAEDILKERKIQDPYIKIKVYYDYKKNLCIIDIEDNGGGIREDIIDKIFNPYFTTKDERNGTGLGLYMSKQIVEERLKGKLYAFNSEVGAVFRIELKVDHE, encoded by the coding sequence ATGAAAAAGATTGAATTAAAAAATACCACTACATATGTATTAAGTTTTTTGGTAGTAGTGATGATCGGTTTTTTATTGTGGGTTTCCAATATGTTCCAGAAAACGGAAAAAAGAATTAGTAATGATTTGTATAAATATCAGATTTCAGAAATTTCGTATTTTATGAAAAACATTGAAAGATATATTGATATTAAATACGGTAAAGACTTATCAGAAAAATTAAAAAAAGATATTAAAGCAAGAAAAGAACTTAATCTATATTTAAGCAGTTTTATAACGGTTAAAATAAAAAATATTTTTATTGTTTATAAACCGGAAAAAGAACAGTTTTTCAGAGTGCTTGCAGACGGAAGTTTAAATCAAAAAGATAAATTTGCTTTTAATGAAAAATTCGAACCTTTAAAAAGTGAATATTGGTATAAAGTATTAGCAACTAAAGAGCCTGTAATATTCAAACAAAAAATAAATGACATATGGACAACTTATTTGTATCCGGTAGTTAAATTTAATAGAGTAAGTTATATTATTGTCGTTGATTTTTCAACATTACCGTTAAATGTGATTAATGATAATCTTCAAATATTAAAAAGTAATTTAAAAGTTATATTGTTTGTAATGATTATTTCTGTAGTTATTTTAGTGTTCTTTTTGTTTTATGACTGGAAAAGACAAAAAGAGATGCAAAACCTTATAAAAGAGTTGAAAATTTTAAATGATACTCTTGAAGACAAAGTTCAGGAAGAAATTCAAAAAAACAGGGAAAAAGAAAAACAGCTGATTTTACAGTCAAGAATGGCGTTGATGGGAGAACTTTTGAGTATGATTGCTCATCAATGGAGGCAACCTTTAAATGTTATGAGCTTAATTATTTCACAATTAAAAATTGATTTTGATTTAGGTGATATTAATGAAAAAGAGATTAAAAAATCTATTATAAAAATTGAAGAGCTTATTCAGCATTTGAGTAATACCATTGATGATTTTAGAAAGTTTTATAGAAGGGAAGATTCCGTTCAATCTGTTGATTTAAAAAATATAATCGAACAAACATTAAACATTGCAAAACCATCTATTGAAAATAAAAACATAAAAATTATTCAAGATATAAAATGCAAGAAAAAAGTAAAAACGTTTCCAAACGAATTAAAACAGGTTTTATTAAATATAATAAGAAACGCCGAAGATATATTAAAAGAAAGAAAAATACAAGACCCGTATATAAAAATTAAAGTTTATTATGATTATAAAAAGAATTTATGTATCATTGATATAGAAGATAATGGTGGAGGAATAAGAGAAGATATAATAGATAAAATATTCAATCCTTACTTCACTACAAAAGATGAAAGAAACGGAACGGGGCTTGGTCTTTATATGAGTAAACAGATTGTTGAAGAAAGATTAAAAGGCAAACTTTACGCATTTAATAGCGAAGTAGGTGCGGTATTTAGAATTGAATTAAAGGTTGATCATGAGTGA
- a CDS encoding EAL domain-containing protein: MSELQKIIEFTKNFNVLYVEDNKDALEETKIIFERFFKKVITASDGEEGLEKFKNNKIDLVITDINMPKLNGLQMIKKIKEISPEINALVVSAYNETDYFIEAIKLGVDGFILKPFEIEQFIDILKKITHNLLLKKEAKEFENLLKQYQNIVDKSVMVAKFDTNKKFTYVNNEFCKIFSYPKEEIIGKEIHHMIYNAEKMQDEIEKFWESIINEKNLFSEIIKCKDKNGKIIYIKALISPILDENGNIIELISICYDISEMMKPKKLLYDYLENAKEPFVALIEIENFQSFRNFFGEKIAETIEHKFEDYLKDLLPDGIDKIFDLDEGEYAIVTDLANNSKSYEEYINELKQIQRKINYSQLDIGEFLYDITVIMCVSKGKEAFENTRIGMNKIKNNKDSFLIADGLLAKEKKIAQENLQILHILKEAIDNKNIICFYQPIIENSTKRIVKYETLVRIEYDNKIIPPSKFIDVAKQGIYYSKITEIVLSEAFDIVKKFKDYDISINISEIDIEKEIVRELIYEMLSKNKEFAKYVTFELLEDADVEKYDVLEEFITKIKDLGVTIAIDDFGSGYSNFIRLINYKPDFLKLDGTLIKDIHKDKFSYSVVKSIVEFAKANEIKTIAEFVENEEIFKTVKELGVDYSQGYYFGKPERLKL; the protein is encoded by the coding sequence ATGAGTGAACTACAAAAAATTATTGAATTTACTAAAAACTTTAACGTATTGTATGTAGAAGATAATAAAGACGCATTAGAAGAAACTAAAATTATTTTTGAAAGATTTTTTAAAAAAGTAATAACAGCTTCGGACGGTGAAGAAGGTTTGGAGAAATTCAAAAACAACAAGATCGACCTTGTTATAACTGATATAAATATGCCGAAGTTAAACGGGCTTCAAATGATAAAAAAAATTAAAGAAATAAGTCCGGAAATTAATGCATTAGTAGTATCCGCTTATAATGAAACTGATTATTTTATAGAAGCAATCAAGTTAGGTGTGGATGGGTTTATTTTAAAACCTTTTGAAATAGAGCAGTTTATAGATATTCTTAAAAAAATCACACACAATCTTTTATTAAAAAAAGAAGCCAAAGAGTTTGAAAATTTACTAAAACAGTATCAAAATATTGTTGATAAAAGTGTTATGGTTGCTAAATTTGATACCAATAAAAAATTCACATATGTAAACAATGAATTTTGTAAAATTTTCAGTTATCCAAAAGAAGAAATCATTGGTAAAGAAATACATCATATGATTTATAATGCAGAAAAGATGCAAGATGAAATTGAAAAATTTTGGGAAAGTATAATAAATGAAAAAAATTTATTTAGTGAAATAATTAAATGTAAAGATAAAAATGGAAAAATCATTTATATTAAAGCATTAATCAGTCCTATATTAGATGAAAACGGGAATATTATCGAATTAATTTCCATATGTTACGACATAAGTGAAATGATGAAACCTAAAAAGCTTTTATATGATTATTTGGAAAATGCAAAAGAACCTTTTGTAGCATTAATTGAAATTGAAAACTTTCAAAGTTTCAGGAACTTTTTCGGTGAAAAAATTGCTGAAACAATTGAACATAAATTTGAAGATTATTTAAAAGATCTGTTGCCTGATGGTATTGATAAAATATTTGACTTGGATGAGGGTGAGTATGCGATTGTTACAGATTTGGCAAATAATTCAAAAAGTTATGAGGAATATATTAATGAACTTAAACAAATACAAAGAAAAATTAATTACTCCCAATTGGATATAGGAGAGTTTTTATATGATATTACTGTAATAATGTGTGTTTCCAAAGGTAAAGAAGCTTTTGAAAACACCAGAATAGGTATGAATAAAATTAAAAATAATAAAGATTCTTTTTTAATTGCGGATGGTTTACTTGCGAAAGAGAAAAAAATAGCTCAGGAAAACCTGCAGATTCTTCATATTCTAAAAGAAGCAATTGATAACAAAAATATTATTTGTTTTTATCAGCCGATTATAGAAAACAGTACGAAACGCATTGTAAAATATGAGACATTAGTAAGAATCGAATATGATAATAAAATCATACCTCCGTCTAAATTTATTGATGTTGCAAAACAGGGTATTTACTATTCAAAAATTACGGAAATAGTATTAAGTGAAGCGTTTGATATTGTTAAAAAATTTAAAGATTACGATATAAGTATTAATATTTCCGAAATTGATATAGAAAAAGAAATAGTAAGAGAACTTATTTATGAGATGTTAAGTAAAAACAAAGAATTTGCCAAATATGTAACATTTGAATTGCTTGAAGATGCAGATGTAGAAAAATATGATGTGTTGGAGGAGTTTATTACTAAAATTAAAGATTTAGGCGTAACAATAGCGATTGATGATTTTGGAAGCGGATATTCGAATTTTATAAGACTTATTAATTACAAGCCTGATTTTCTAAAACTTGACGGTACATTAATAAAAGATATTCATAAAGATAAATTTTCTTACAGTGTAGTAAAATCAATTGTAGAATTTGCTAAAGCAAATGAGATTAAAACTATAGCCGAGTTTGTTGAAAATGAAGAAATTTTTAAAACTGTAAAAGAACTTGGAGTTGATTATTCCCAAGGATATTACTTCGGAAAGCCGGAAAGACTAAAATTATAA
- a CDS encoding acyl-CoA thioesterase has product MKPKIYEKKIIVSSKDIDFNGHVNNLKYLEWMINVAMEHSTHEGFGVEYYKTHGVSWVAKKHCIEYKLPAFEGDELVLRTWIDEVKKLLVIRKYEIYKNDKLITSGFSEWVFVDFKTQRPKRIPEDIIEKFFVG; this is encoded by the coding sequence ATGAAACCTAAAATTTATGAAAAAAAAATTATTGTAAGTAGTAAAGATATTGATTTTAACGGACATGTTAATAATCTGAAATACCTTGAGTGGATGATTAATGTTGCAATGGAACACTCAACACACGAGGGATTCGGTGTTGAATACTATAAAACTCATGGAGTAAGCTGGGTTGCCAAAAAACATTGCATAGAATATAAACTCCCGGCATTTGAAGGTGACGAGCTTGTTTTGAGAACATGGATTGATGAGGTAAAAAAACTGCTTGTAATCAGAAAATATGAAATTTATAAAAATGACAAACTTATAACTTCAGGATTCAGTGAGTGGGTTTTTGTGGATTTTAAAACACAGAGGCCTAAAAGAATACCTGAAGATATTATTGAGAAATTTTTTGTAGGTTAG